GTGCCCCAGGTTTAATCCCTTTGATAATAAAGTCAATGGCACCAAATTGAACTAAAATAAAGCCGTAAAAAAACATGACGTGGATGGCGCCGCTTTTTTTATCCTTTAGCAGCTTCTTCTGCCCAAACACATTCACCCAAATTTTTTGCAGACGCTCTTTCACATTGTTGTCAAACTCGACCTTTTTGCCAAGCTTAATAAATTCAATCCTCGTTTTGACCACATAAACGAACAGACTGATTGCGTAAGCGGTTACAGCCAAAAATGCAATGAGGTTGACCCATAAAAGACCATTCATGTAAAACGCCCCTTTCTTTGTTTTCCTATCCCCTGTTTTTGTAAGTAGTAGAAAATAATAAATTTTCTGAACTTATACTTATCTCTATTATATAATGAATGAGCATTCAGTCAACCAATTTTTTGTATAATTTGTTCGACTTATAGAAATGGCAGCCTTCGGAAACACTAACAAAACTGAATGGGGGAAAGATTGTCAATGAAATTTGTACTCATTTTAAGCGGACTTGTCCTTCTCATCATTATTTGGCTCGTCATTGATTTTAGATTAGGGCGCCGGAAGCATCTTTTGGCTGCGGGCAACACGGAAACCGCCATCCTCCACGGCAATTTTGAGATTTTTACGCACGGAAAGGAATTGTTCCACAATTATTTTACTGATATTTACCAGGCAGAAAGGCATATCCATGTCCTCTTTTACATTGTTAAAGATGATGCGGTCAGCCAGGAATTTTTTTCGATTTTAAAAGAAAAGGCACGTGAAGGTGTGGAAGTCCGGGTGTTGCTTGACCGGATCGGCAGCTGGAAGATTACCAAGGCGACGGTTGCGGTATTAAGGGAAGCGGGTATCCAATTTGCTTTTAGTAATCGGATTAAGCTTCCTTTTCTCTATTATTCATCGCAGGTACGAAATCACCGGAAGATCTCAATTATTGATGGGGAAATTGGCTATCTCGGCGGCTTTAATATTGGAAAAGAATACATTGATGAAGACCCGAAGCTTAGCCCGTGGCGTGACTATCATTTAAAGATTACCGGTGAGAGCGTGAATTTTTTGCAAAGTGAGTTTTTAATTGATTGGAACGAGTATTCCGGGGAGGATCTCCAGGATTATCCGGATTATTTCCCTGAATTGCCTAAGGGTGCTGTCCGCCACCAATATATTCCGACAGAGGCGGGTCAGCTTGAAGAAAATTTTATCAGGCTTATCCGAAAAGCAGAGCAGTCGATAATAATTGGCTCCCCTTACTTTATTCCAAGCACCAAGATTTTTGCTGAACTGCTGGAATCGCGGCGGCGAGGCGTCAGCATTACGGTGATGGTCCCTTTTACGGCGGATCACCTTCTTGTACAAGAGGCTTCGTTTCGCTATTTACGGCGACTTCTTGAGGCAGGTGCTTTGGTTTATCAATATAAAAATGGTTTTTATCATGCCAAAACGATTGTGATTGATGACAAAATCTGCGATATTGGTACCGCCAATTTTGATAAACGGAGCTTATTTTTAAACAAAGAAATCAATTGCTTACTCTATGATCCTGCCTTTATCGAGCGCTTAAAGGCCGTTATTACAAATGACATTCTCGACTCAGAGCCATTAACTCTGGCAGTACTGAATAAACCGAACCTGCTTAGGAGTGTGAAAGAACGCATCGCCGCTGCCCTTTCATACTTCCTATAAAACCCTTTTGTCCACACCAGACGGACAGTGTCCACGAACGGTGTCAGGCACCATGTGAAAATTTCACAATGATGTCTGGCTCTAATTAGGCACCAAATAGGAAGAGTCCCCGAACGTTTATCGGAGACTCTTTTCTACTCTTCGATTAAGTTTAGTACAGGAACGTCGCGCTCATGGTCCGGGTCGGTTCTGGAATAAATCCGTGCTATTTTTGCCGTTTCATCCACATGTTGGATGATCACAGGGGTGCCATCATAGGTCACATTAATCATCTCAGCAGATTCGAGAATTTCTTTTGCTCTTCCTACATTCATGCGTTCTCCTCACTCCTCATTTTAAAAATCTATCTTTAATATTTGTATTTTTTTGGGAGATATTCATATTTTAAAGACTCTTTCCGTGAAAATCAGTATGCCAATTATTCATTAAAGCCTTTCCGGTTCACTTTTTTAAATTACTATCCACTTTCAACAGTTTTCTTTCCGGTTTCGAGGATTTACTGTCCACTTCAAAAATTTACTCCAAAAAACAAATAAAAAAGGCCCCCTTTCCATGAAAAAGGGGGGGCCTGCATAATTTACATTTTTTCCGGAGCCGAAACGCCAATCAACGCTAAAGCATTCTTTAACGTGATTTGCACTGTCTTCACTAACCCAAGACGTGCCTTCGTCCGTTCAGGCTGCTCGCTGTCGAGCACCTTTTCCGCATTGTAAAAGCTGTGGAATGTCGACGCTAACTCGAAAATATAGTTTGTAATCCGGTGCGGTACACGCTTCACTGCGGCCTCGCCAACGGCGGACGGGAACTCACCCAATTTTTTCAATAAGTCAATTTCCTTTTCCGACGATGCCACTAATGAAAAATCAGCATCGGCAGCAACCGTCACACCCTGTTCTTCGCCCGCACGCAAAATACTGCAAATTCGAGCATGGGCATACTGCGCGTAATAAACCGGATTTTCATTCGACTCCGACACTGCCAAATCCAAATCAAAGTCCATGTGGGTATCCGAGCTGCGCATCGCAAAGAAATAACGGGTCGCATCAAGGCCGACCTCATCAACCAAATCCCTCATCGTCACAGCCTTTCCGGTCCGCTTACTCATCTTCATCTTCTCGCCGTTTTTATAAAGATGGACAAGCTGGATAATTTCTACCTCAAGCGCCTCGCGGTCAAACCCTAGCGCCTGAATCGCTGCCTTCATCCTTGGGATATAGCCATGGTGATCAGCCCCCCAAATATTAATCAACTTTTCAAAACCCCGCGCAAGTTTGTCCTTGTGGTAAGCGATATCCGGTGTCAAATACGTATAAGAGCCATCTTGCTTAATCAAAACGCGGTCCTTATCGTCACCAAAATGAGTCGAACGCAGCCAGGTCGCCCCGTCTTCGTCATACACATAGCCGCTCTTACGAAGCGCCTCCAAAGCCTCATCAATTTTTCCATTTTTGTAAAGTGAGGTTTCCGAGTACCAGACATCAAAGCCCACGCGGAAATCCTCTAAATCACGCTTCAACTTTTCCATTTCGTATTTCAAACCATACTCACGGAAAAATTCAAATCGCTCAGCGTCTGGGACCTCAACATACTTATCGCCAAACTCTTCCGCCAGCGCCTTCCCGATGCCGACAATATCAGCACCATGATAGCCGTCCTCCGGCATATCCTTTTCCATGCCAAGCGCTTGAAAATAACGAGCCTCAACAGACAATGCCAGATTATTAATCTGATTACCGGCATCATTAATATAATATTCTCTTGAAACGTCATAGCCAGCCTTGTCTAAAATATTACACAGCGAATCGCCGACAGCAGCACCACGGGCATGTCCAAGGTGCAAGTCCCCCGTTGGATTAGCCGAGACAAACTCGATCTGGATTTTCTGGCCTCCGCCCACGGTAGTCGAGCCGTACTTGTCCTCCGCTTCAAGAATGGTCGGAATCAAGTCGGTTAAATAATCATTATTCATATAAAAATTAATAAATCCCGGTCCTGCCAACTCAATTTTTTCAATCGAAGCCTGCGAACGGTCGAAATTTTCCATCAAGCTTTCAGCAATCATCCGCGGTGCCTTTTTCGCCACCCTTGCTAGCTGCATTGCCATATTCGTCGAATAATCACCGTGTGCTTTTTCTTTCGGAGTCTCTAAGATCACATCGGGAATCTGTTCTTCAGTTGCAAGCCCCGCCTTCAGCACCGCCGCACGAATTTCTTCTTTTATTTTACTTTGAACCTGTTCAACTATATTCATTTTTGCTCCTCCTGAAAGGTAATTTCTAAATGGTATGTACCGCCGGGCGAGCCCTGCATCGTGAAATCATAAAGAATGTCAATCAGACCATCCGAATGCTCAATTTTTTTCGCCATTGTTAACGTTTCAAACGTACCAAACGGCATCTCGTAGCTGCCGCGCATTTTTTTATGTAAACGAAAC
The DNA window shown above is from Neobacillus sp. WH10 and carries:
- a CDS encoding H-type small acid-soluble spore protein encodes the protein MNVGRAKEILESAEMINVTYDGTPVIIQHVDETAKIARIYSRTDPDHERDVPVLNLIEE
- the argS gene encoding arginine--tRNA ligase, yielding MNIVEQVQSKIKEEIRAAVLKAGLATEEQIPDVILETPKEKAHGDYSTNMAMQLARVAKKAPRMIAESLMENFDRSQASIEKIELAGPGFINFYMNNDYLTDLIPTILEAEDKYGSTTVGGGQKIQIEFVSANPTGDLHLGHARGAAVGDSLCNILDKAGYDVSREYYINDAGNQINNLALSVEARYFQALGMEKDMPEDGYHGADIVGIGKALAEEFGDKYVEVPDAERFEFFREYGLKYEMEKLKRDLEDFRVGFDVWYSETSLYKNGKIDEALEALRKSGYVYDEDGATWLRSTHFGDDKDRVLIKQDGSYTYLTPDIAYHKDKLARGFEKLINIWGADHHGYIPRMKAAIQALGFDREALEVEIIQLVHLYKNGEKMKMSKRTGKAVTMRDLVDEVGLDATRYFFAMRSSDTHMDFDLDLAVSESNENPVYYAQYAHARICSILRAGEEQGVTVAADADFSLVASSEKEIDLLKKLGEFPSAVGEAAVKRVPHRITNYIFELASTFHSFYNAEKVLDSEQPERTKARLGLVKTVQITLKNALALIGVSAPEKM
- the cls gene encoding cardiolipin synthase; translated protein: MKFVLILSGLVLLIIIWLVIDFRLGRRKHLLAAGNTETAILHGNFEIFTHGKELFHNYFTDIYQAERHIHVLFYIVKDDAVSQEFFSILKEKAREGVEVRVLLDRIGSWKITKATVAVLREAGIQFAFSNRIKLPFLYYSSQVRNHRKISIIDGEIGYLGGFNIGKEYIDEDPKLSPWRDYHLKITGESVNFLQSEFLIDWNEYSGEDLQDYPDYFPELPKGAVRHQYIPTEAGQLEENFIRLIRKAEQSIIIGSPYFIPSTKIFAELLESRRRGVSITVMVPFTADHLLVQEASFRYLRRLLEAGALVYQYKNGFYHAKTIVIDDKICDIGTANFDKRSLFLNKEINCLLYDPAFIERLKAVITNDILDSEPLTLAVLNKPNLLRSVKERIAAALSYFL